One window from the genome of Xenorhabdus bovienii SS-2004 encodes:
- a CDS encoding GNAT family N-acetyltransferase produces MFFIRPTQILDAGVLPAIERSASQLFLSTPELAWIADGHTQTEQQHLDYILQQNSWVALNGDNQPVGFILAKPLDDGLHIMELSVHRDWQKKGIGKALIDTVIQVAEQRGFQAVTLTTFRHINWNAPFYRRLGFFILEPRQIAGALCQILQREIEYGFAENQRCAMKRLVVTTDYHD; encoded by the coding sequence ATGTTTTTTATTCGTCCAACACAGATATTAGATGCAGGAGTATTACCAGCAATAGAACGGTCAGCGAGCCAGCTATTTCTCTCGACACCTGAATTGGCATGGATTGCTGATGGCCATACCCAAACGGAACAGCAGCATTTAGATTATATTTTGCAACAGAATAGTTGGGTTGCCTTGAATGGCGATAATCAGCCTGTCGGTTTTATTCTGGCAAAACCGCTGGATGATGGCTTACATATTATGGAACTCTCGGTGCATAGGGATTGGCAGAAGAAAGGTATAGGAAAAGCGTTGATTGATACCGTTATTCAGGTCGCTGAGCAGCGCGGCTTTCAGGCTGTCACATTGACAACTTTTCGTCATATAAACTGGAACGCCCCATTTTATCGGCGACTGGGGTTTTTTATCTTAGAACCTCGACAAATTGCTGGTGCTTTGTGTCAGATCCTGCAACGTGAAATTGAATACGGGTTTGCAGAAAATCAACGCTGTGCGATGAAGCGTTTGGTTGTTACAACAGATTATCACGATTGA
- a CDS encoding YfcL family protein, translating into MLAEFETRILAHIDNMVEHASDDELFAGGYLRGHLTLAVAELEQEGANTIEQLHQRVEESIHRAIRAGELAPPDQVLVLSTWQNLLDSAKDQLIDYK; encoded by the coding sequence ATGCTCGCAGAGTTTGAAACACGCATTCTGGCACATATAGATAACATGGTTGAACATGCCAGTGATGACGAATTATTTGCTGGTGGATACCTCCGTGGGCATCTGACATTGGCTGTTGCTGAGTTGGAACAAGAAGGCGCTAATACCATTGAACAGCTTCATCAGCGTGTTGAAGAGAGCATCCATAGGGCGATCAGGGCAGGAGAGCTGGCTCCACCAGATCAGGTTTTGGTTTTATCGACATGGCAAAATCTACTGGATAGTGCGAAAGACCAATTAATTGATTATAAATAA
- a CDS encoding elongation factor P hydroxylase — protein MTAHHYQQLIEIFDNCFSDDCNTRLIKGDDEPIYLPVDDQVGYNRVVFAHGFYASGLHEISHWCIAGKERRKRVDFGYWYCPDGRDAQTQSEFEQVEIKPQALEWLFCMAAGFPFNVSCDNLEGDCEPDRFAFQRKVHTQVIAYLENGIPTRAARFIQGLHSFYNTPSLTAEHFPCPENPFAN, from the coding sequence ATGACTGCACATCACTATCAACAACTCATTGAAATTTTTGATAATTGCTTTAGCGATGACTGTAACACCCGTTTAATAAAAGGTGATGACGAGCCGATTTATCTGCCTGTAGATGATCAAGTCGGCTATAATCGGGTAGTGTTTGCCCACGGTTTTTATGCCAGTGGTTTGCATGAAATATCGCATTGGTGCATTGCGGGTAAAGAGCGTCGCAAACGGGTCGATTTTGGTTACTGGTACTGCCCTGATGGGCGTGATGCCCAAACTCAGTCTGAGTTTGAGCAAGTCGAAATCAAACCACAGGCACTGGAATGGCTATTCTGTATGGCAGCGGGTTTTCCTTTCAACGTCAGTTGTGACAATCTTGAAGGGGATTGTGAGCCAGATCGCTTTGCTTTTCAGCGTAAAGTTCATACACAAGTTATCGCATATCTTGAAAACGGAATACCCACACGAGCAGCGCGCTTTATTCAAGGACTGCACTCGTTCTACAATACGCCCTCACTGACAGCAGAACACTTTCCTTGTCCGGAAAATCCTTTTGCTAACTGA